The following is a genomic window from Methanofastidiosum sp..
CCACAGTATGTTATCTTATTTCCCATGGTTTCGAAAATTGGATTGTGGATGCTTATGAGATCTTGATCTCCACTCGTTAAGATAATTAATTTTCCATCTTCTGCAGGTTTTTTTGACCCTGAGACAGGTGCGTCGATATATCGTGCATTGTATTTACTTAATTCTTGACTTAATTTAATCGAAAATGAAGGAGAAATAGTGCCCATATTAATTATTGTTTTACCTTTATAGACATTGAGGTCTTTAATATTTTTTATCAAAGTGGACTCAATTATTTCAGGCGTTGTTAACATGAAGATTATCGTATCCGCCCATTCAATCAATTCCTCAACTGAATCTGCAACTAAAGCTCCTTTGTCTTTTAGGTCTAATATTTTTTCTTTTGTCCTGTTGTAACACATAAGTTCGTATCCAGATTTTAAGATATTTGTGGCCATCGGCTTTCCCATGACCCCAATTCTAACAAAGCCTAGTCTCATTCTATCAACCTATGACAATATTAGCTTTTAATGATTTAAATTAATTAGGTATGAATATTAGGAAATATAATTTTATAAAAGATAATATAAATTACATTTTGTGATTACGATGAAAGTCCATATCAAACAAGAAGAGTGTATTCTTTGTGGAAATTGTAGCTCTACATGCCCTGAAGTTTTTATTGTAGACCCTGGTGAAAGTTCTAAAGTTACTAAAGAATATAGGGGTAAAAATGATTCTGAAGGAGAAGTGGGGGAAGATCTATTAGATTGTGTCCAATCAGCTATAGATTCCTGTCCTGTGAGTATTATCACTTTGGAATAAACTATTGTATTTTCGATTTGCTAGCTTTTACCATTGACATTATGTTTACAT
Proteins encoded in this region:
- a CDS encoding NAD(P)-dependent oxidoreductase; amino-acid sequence: MRLGFVRIGVMGKPMATNILKSGYELMCYNRTKEKILDLKDKGALVADSVEELIEWADTIIFMLTTPEIIESTLIKNIKDLNVYKGKTIINMGTISPSFSIKLSQELSKYNARYIDAPVSGSKKPAEDGKLIILTSGDQDLISIHNPIFETMGNKITYCGEIPKASMIKLSVNLLILHMMEGFSEMINFAKKGGIDLNSLFEIVLSSQISNDLYKMKHTNYICDEFPVQGSVKNGIKDLSLIMETANEIGAYLPLTALNHQMYLKAKESGYEEEDFSAIIKVLEK
- a CDS encoding ferredoxin, producing the protein MITMKVHIKQEECILCGNCSSTCPEVFIVDPGESSKVTKEYRGKNDSEGEVGEDLLDCVQSAIDSCPVSIITLE